Proteins from one Tautonia marina genomic window:
- the nusA gene encoding transcription termination factor NusA → MSVDLVRIVESIHREKNIPKEVLFDGLQSALATAARKHYPDAQEIQVTIDPETGRIATLKDGVSVEPPDFGRIAAQTAKQVIIQKIREAERDTLFDEFEVLRGEMVTGTIQRFEGGAVTVNLGKTDGLLPRSESIPGESHHPGERVRAIVLDVRKVGQRVKIILSRTHPDFVRRLFELEIPEIADQTIQIKALAREAGYRSKVAVSSLDQKVDAVGACVGVRGTRIKNIVDELGGERIDIVRWNEALQVLIPNALQPAEIEEVLLCNLLGRAIVLVRDDQLSLAIGRRGQNVRLASKLVGWDIEIMTSEELDELIDKAVGLFSALEGCDTDLANRLVEQGILSYDDLSIMEIDHLVSTVEGFDEPLARSLVSQAEHLAELAEQDETPRRKGARSLASAASAEPRAEPVEPIVEPAPDDEHEPAASALDSEATVSPPDDSEASASDAPESAETGSQDLGEASDPTETAASYDSHDLDLADEAGHLEHRGHEVTHAPIDDEEDPDETDVPPFEIRIGRVVPPPAEAEPESNAPAVDSAERPASPPSAPEPSTASSAEVSGADSPEPSAMDREEP, encoded by the coding sequence ATGAGCGTCGATCTGGTCCGGATTGTCGAGAGTATTCATCGGGAAAAGAATATCCCGAAAGAAGTCCTTTTTGATGGACTTCAATCGGCGCTTGCCACAGCCGCGCGCAAGCACTATCCGGACGCCCAGGAGATTCAGGTCACGATTGACCCGGAAACTGGCCGGATCGCCACCTTGAAAGACGGCGTGTCCGTTGAGCCCCCCGATTTTGGCCGAATCGCCGCCCAGACGGCCAAACAGGTCATTATTCAGAAAATTCGCGAAGCCGAACGCGATACCTTGTTCGATGAGTTCGAGGTTCTGCGGGGGGAGATGGTCACCGGGACCATTCAGCGCTTTGAAGGCGGGGCGGTGACGGTCAATCTGGGCAAGACCGACGGCTTACTTCCCCGGAGTGAGTCGATTCCGGGCGAAAGCCATCACCCTGGCGAGCGGGTTCGGGCGATTGTGCTTGACGTCCGCAAAGTCGGCCAGCGAGTCAAGATTATCCTCAGCCGCACCCATCCGGATTTCGTGCGCAGGCTGTTCGAGCTGGAAATTCCCGAGATCGCGGACCAGACGATTCAGATCAAGGCCCTTGCCCGGGAAGCCGGTTATCGGTCAAAAGTCGCTGTCAGTTCGCTCGACCAGAAGGTTGACGCGGTTGGCGCCTGCGTCGGTGTCCGGGGAACGCGGATCAAGAATATCGTCGATGAACTGGGGGGTGAGCGGATTGACATCGTCCGCTGGAATGAAGCCCTTCAGGTCCTGATTCCCAACGCCCTGCAGCCGGCGGAAATTGAAGAGGTTCTTCTCTGCAACCTGCTGGGCCGGGCAATCGTGCTGGTTCGGGACGATCAGCTCTCGCTGGCAATCGGTCGACGCGGTCAAAATGTACGGCTTGCCTCGAAGCTGGTCGGCTGGGACATCGAGATCATGACCAGCGAGGAGCTGGACGAGTTGATCGATAAGGCTGTCGGCCTCTTTTCGGCACTTGAAGGGTGTGATACCGACCTGGCCAACCGTCTCGTTGAGCAGGGGATTCTCAGTTACGATGACCTGTCGATCATGGAGATCGACCATCTGGTCAGTACGGTGGAAGGCTTCGACGAGCCACTGGCTCGAAGTCTGGTTTCACAGGCCGAACACCTTGCCGAGCTTGCCGAACAAGACGAGACGCCTCGCCGTAAAGGAGCAAGGTCCCTCGCAAGTGCCGCATCGGCTGAGCCTCGCGCCGAGCCTGTCGAGCCGATCGTTGAGCCTGCCCCTGATGACGAACACGAGCCAGCCGCGTCTGCACTCGATTCCGAAGCTACCGTAAGTCCGCCGGACGACTCGGAGGCTTCGGCTTCCGACGCTCCAGAATCCGCCGAGACGGGTTCCCAGGATCTCGGTGAGGCCTCGGACCCAACCGAAACCGCTGCGAGCTATGACTCGCACGATCTTGACCTGGCCGACGAGGCGGGTCATCTCGAGCATCGCGGTCACGAAGTGACCCACGCCCCGATTGACGACGAGGAAGACCCAGACGAAACCGACGTCCCCCCGTTTGAGATCCGCATCGGTCGCGTCGTGCCCCCCCCGGCCGAGGCTGAACCTGAATCCAACGCCCCGGCGGTGGACTCAGCGGAACGCCCGGCCTCCCCGCCCTCTGCCCCTGAACCCTCAACGGCCAGCTCGGCCGAGGTCTCAGGAGCGGATTCTCCGGAGCCCTCAGCTATGGACCGCGAAGAACCATGA